One region of Acropora muricata isolate sample 2 chromosome 13, ASM3666990v1, whole genome shotgun sequence genomic DNA includes:
- the LOC136896887 gene encoding uncharacterized protein: MVATRHCCWGKCNNDSRYPERLPDSLKEMLKNGQKAFIPFPKPKHDLELCQRWVNACSRQNFSVKNVNYNTYICAVHWPGGKGPTKEFPDPFKANLSEKEVRNKTQVKRKAPKQRHEAVAKKARKQLKANSEVESPDVLSENDSSLYDFKDEEPPTRDQSTQTLSNAELKSKIETLITSNALKTITPNGGSCFVSDLYEGDISDVQIFEQSGILKHIEPQDVILVDRGFTVQDLVNPLQACIQIPAFLKGRGNLSAAEELSTRKIAKARVHVERFNQRLKQFKLVGRTIPLSLAPLATQMVVVACGLVNFQEVLCK; the protein is encoded by the exons ATGGTTGCAACTAGGCATTGCTGCTGGGGCAAGTGTAATAATGACTCAAGATACCCAGAAAGATTGCCAGATTCACTTAAAGAAATGCTAAAAAATGGTCAGAAAGCTTTCATACCGTTCCCCAAACCGAAGCATGATTTGGAGCTTTGTCAACGCTGGGTAAATGCGTGTTCTAGACAGAATTTCTCCGTGAAAAATGTCAACTACAATACCTACATTTGTGCTGTACACTGGCCAGGTGGAAAAGGACCGACGAAGGAGTTTCCTGACCCGTTTAAAGCGAATTTATCGGAGAAAGAAGTACGTAATAAAACACAAGTAAAACGAAAGGCCCCAAAACAAAGACACGAAGCCGTTGCCAAGAAGGCACGAAAACAGCTCAAAGCCAACTCAGAAGTAGAATCACCCGATGTTTTATCAGAAAATGACTCATCTTTGTATGATTTTAAGGACGAGGAACCACCAACGAGGGATCAAAGTACCCAAACATTGTCGAATGCAGAGCTGAAGTCGAAGATCGAAACACTCATAACAAGCAATGCCCTGAAGACAA TAACTCCTAATGGAGGATCCTGCTTTGTATCAGATCTCTATGAAGGGGACATTTCTGATGTACAAATTTTTGAACAAAGTGGCATTTTAAAGCACATTGAACCACAAGATGTTATTCTAGTGGACAGGGGATTTACTGTCCAAGATCTGGTTAACCCTCTACAAGCATGCATCCAAATTCCTGCTTTTTTGAAAGGAAGAGGCAACCTAAGTGCAGCTGAGGAACTTTCCACTAGAAAGATTGCCAAAGCACGAGTCCATGTGGAGCGTTTCAATCAGCGTCTCAAGCAGTTTAAGCTGGTAGGAAGAACCATACCTCTTTCACTTGCTCCATTAGCAACTCAAATGGTAGTAGTTGCATGTGGGTTAGTCAATTTTCAGGAAGTCCTTTGTAAATAG
- the LOC136896888 gene encoding uncharacterized protein isoform X1: protein MSLPSSVPAISSNEKKEDATQNIPDSPLLASGTLSNAEENSSHQPKQRCGEEYEAAEARDRETCEVMSAGIGEENFSLEALLKQFLSLPSPPPDDTKDGAKFSTTASAPSTSSVHRATSGGSSLSRDSYTWSIASSDLPLSLSPGEEKLVWPLQETFDIKDNQFEEGVQYNIISEIGSGAFGTCYAASTSSKDTPLICIKKCQYKVNEILALYLARKEKIKEIVDFYGAKLEGRNACICMEYMAGGTISELVEEKKAGIWPIISEDTCFVFLEDILKGLKFLNGKGLVHRDIKGDNVLLDEARIHAKLTDFGSAEDIQEPGGWSDDIWKTGCLHLVMLNGKSSPLFGVKGGGLQRQSSVQPEKHFPSQAKEETTELLNLFFGINREYMPSAAEILHVAHVFQV, encoded by the exons ATGTCACTTCCATCTAGCGTTCCAGCGATCTCTTCGAACGAGAAGAAAGAAGATGCCACTCAGAACATTCCCGACTCTCCTTTGCTTGCCAGTGGAACATTGAGTAATGCGGAGGAAAATTCCAGCCACCAACCTAAACAACGATGTGGTGAAGAATATGAGGCCGCAGAAGCACGTGATCGGGAAACATGCGAAGTAATGAGCGCTGGCATAGGAGAGGAAAACTTCTCTCTTGAAGCCCTTTTAAAGCAGTTTCTGTCTCTTCCATCACCTCCTCCTGACGACACGAAAGACGGCGCAAAGTTTTCAACCACAGCTAGCGCTCCGTCAACGTCCTCAGTCCATCGCGCTACTTCAGGCGGTTCTAGCCTTTCGAGAGACAGTTACACGTGGAGTATAGCTTCATCTGATCTGCCACTTAGTTTGTCACCTGGCGAGGAAAAACTAGTTTGGCCTCTACAG GAAACATTCGACATTAAGGACAATCAATTTGAGGAAGGAGTTCAGTATAATATCATTTCTGAAATTGGAAGTGGAGCATTTGGAACATGCTACGCAGCATCTACAAGCAGTAAGGATACACCTCTAATTTGCATTAAAAAG TGTCAGTATAAAGTGAATGAGATATTAGCCTTGTATCTggcgagaaaagaaaaaatcaaggaGATTGTCGACTTCTATGGAGCAAAACTAGAAGGCAGAAACGCATGCATTTGTATGGAATATATGGCTG GGGGGACAATATCAGAacttgttgaagaaaaaaaagctgGCATATGGCCTATTATTTCGGAGGACACATGCTTTGTTTTTCTGGAGGATATACTCAAGGGTTTAAAATTCCTAAATGGCAAAGGGCTCGTGCACAGAGATATTAAAG GAGACAATGTACTCCTCGATGAAGCGCGCATCCATGCTAAGCTAACGGACTTCGGATCGGCAGAAGACATTCAG GAACCTGGAGGCTGGTCCGATGATATCTGGAAGACCGGTTGCCTTCACCTTGTGATGTTGAACGGTAAAAGTTCGCCCCTTTTTGGTGTAAAG GGCGGCGGCCTTCAAAGACAAAGTTCAGTTCAACCGGAAAAACACTTTCCCTCGCAAGCAAAGGAGGAAACAACTGAATTGCTAAATTTGTTCTTCGGGATTAATCGAGAATACATGCCGAGTGCTGCAGAAATATTGCATGTTGCACATGTTTTCcaagtgtaa
- the LOC136896892 gene encoding uncharacterized protein, with protein MGVSSLIFLFSKSCLFVLIAAGGQNFVTSRLRSAIRPLLSSGRPSDQSAALSLPAAAPPAASSSFSLPGPSLSVASTSPSAQLPAASSSVPVNLPPVSQVSPLNVNMFALELAHHPDQALVSEVLQGLSQGFHLGFNPGTKLRSSKKNKASAYQHPDIIDAYLSNEIRLGRVAGPFLLPPISNLHVSSFGVIPKKGQPNKWRLILDLSSPFGASVNEGINPEDFPLQYIQVDDIIRMVWKFGKGALMAKFDVESAYRNIAVHPCDRYLLGMKWRSRYYVDLALPFGLRSAPYIFNSVADLVEWILRHNYQITDLLHYLDDYITAGPPNSPQCEQNLAIASSVCMELGLPLHPAKKVGPTSCMVTLGIELDSVNQLARLPQEKLDSLLNLLHQWSSNRWCSKRQLQSLIGHLHHAAKVVWPGRGFIRRMIYLLRHFRREDHPIRISAEFNKDLQWWLQYLASWNGVYFWVYPGLSPLINLEMSSDASGSLGFGAIFGSHWLYGKWPSVLQSSSIEYKELFPIVVSAHIWGPSWGLSSAGPPCRPPTYSHPSSLVGHINLSSLEKDCFALMSQGLASSTHRTYKSAQLRFVNFCSQAGRLHPSGSPCPASEWTLCLFATHLSSSLCSSSIKIYLSAVRSMHIDLGLPDPLVDCLQLQRVLRGIKRTQGSTGSSRLPITDHHMLIIYKSLCLSNHDHLMFWAASTLAYFGFLRSSEFTVSSLSAFNPLVHLSISDIAVDSHVSPSCLQLNIKASKTDPFRKGCCLYIGMGRPPLCALSALIQYLPLRGQSPGPLFLLSSGQPLSRALLTRWLKDIFAAAGIEGSFSSHSFRIGAATVAARSGIPDHLIQAMGRWNSDAYKLYIRTPAEVLAQATSMLSQ; from the exons ATGGGCGTATCGTCACTCATATTCCTTTTCTCGAAAAGCTGTTTGTTTGTCCTAATCGCTGCTGGGGGTCAAAATTTCGTGACGTCACGGCTGCGCAGCGCTATTCGCCCACTCCTCAGCTCTGGACGCCCAAGTGATCAGTCTGCGGCTTTATCTTTGCCGGCTGCTGCGCCTCCGGCGGCTTCATCCAGTTTTTCTTTGCCGGGCCCCAGCTTGTCAGTGGCCTCTACTAGTCCTAGCGCACAATTACCAGCCGCTTCTAGCTCAG TACCTGTGAACTTGCCTCCAGTGTCCCAGGTTTCTCCTCTTAACGTTAACATGTTTGCCCTAGAGCTTGCGCACCACCCCGACCAGGCCTTGGTGTCTGAGGTCCTTCAGGGTCTTTCACAAGGTTTTCATTTAGGCTTCAACCCTGGTACTAAACTGCGTTCTTCGAAAAAGAACAAGGCCTCTGCTTACCAACATCCTGACATCATTGATGCGTATTTATCAAATGAAATTCGTTTAGGGCGCGTAGCTGGTCCCTTCCTTCTCCCTCCCATTTCTAATTTGCATGTTAGCAGTTTTGGAGTCATACCTAAAAAGGGCCAACCTAATAAATGGCGTCTTATCCTGGACTTGTCATCTCCTTTTGGGGCTAGTGTTAATGAAGGCATCAATCCTGAGGATTTCCCACTTCAGTACATACAAGTTGATGACATCATCAGAATGGTCTGGAAATTTGGAAAAGGGGCTCTCATGGCTAAGTTTGATGTTGAGTCAGCCTACCGCAACATTGCGGTACACCCATGTGACCGGTACCTTCTGGGCATGAAATGGCGCTCAAGGTATTACGTGGACCTAGCCCTTCCGTTTGGTCTGCGGTCTGCCCCATATATATTCAATTCGGTAGCAGATCTCGTTGAGTGGATTCTTCGTCATAACTATCAGATAACCGACCTGTTGCATTACCTTGATGACTACATCACTGCTGGTCCTCCTAATTCCCCTCAATGTGAACAAAATTTGGCTATTGCTTCTTCAGTTTGTATGGAACTTGGCTTACCTCTTCACCCTGCAAAGAAGGTGGGTCCCACTTCTTGCATGGTTACCCTTGGCATCGAACTGGATTCTGTGAACCAATTGGCTCGTCTACCTCAGGAAAAATTGGATTCTCTCCTCAATCTTCTTCATCAGTGGTCTTCAAATCGATGGTGTTCCAAACGACAACTGCAATCTCTTATTGGCCACCTGCACCATGCAGCGAAAGTGGTTTGGCCTGGGCGTGGCTTTATTCGCCGCATGATTTATCTGCTCCGACATTTTCGACGAGAGGACCATCCAATCCGCATCAGCGCGGAATTTAACAAAGACTTGCAGTGGtggctccagtatttggcttCTTGGAACGGTGTTTACTTCTGGGTTTACCCAGGCCTCTCTCCCCTAATTAACCTGGAGATGTCCAGCGATGCCTCTGGTTCTCTAGGGTTTGGTGCGATCTTTGGCTCACACTGGCTGTATGGCAAATGGCCGTCAGTGCTTCAGTCCTCTTCTATCGAGTACAAGGAACTTTTTCCTATAGTTGTTTCAGCTCACATCTGGGGTCCTTCATGG GGCCTTTCATCGGCTGGCCCCCCATGCCGACCGCCAACCTACAGTCATCCCTCCTCACTTGTGGGACACATTAATTTATCCAGCTTAGAAAAGGACTGCTTTGCTCTGATGTCCCAGGGATTGGCTTCCTCTACACACCGCACTTACAAATCTGCTCAGCTTCGTTTTGTCAACTTCTGTTCTCAAGCTGGACGGCTTCACCCTAGTGGTTCGCCCTGTCCTGCGAGCGAGTGGACTCTTTGCCTGTTTGCAACCCATCTCTCCTCCTCACTTTGTTCATCGTCCATCAAGATTTATTTATCTGCTGTTCGTTCCATGCACATTGATCTTGGTCTTCCGGACCCTCTGGTTGACTGCCTGCAGTTGCAACGTGTCCTGCGCGGGATAAAGCGGACTCAAGGCTCAACAGGTTCTTCACGCCTTCCTATTACAGACCACCACATGCTCATTATATACAAGTCCCTCTGCTTGTCCAACCACGATCACTTGATGTTCTGGGCTGCCTCTACCCTTGCCTACTTTGGGTTTCTCCGCTCCTCTGAATTTACAGTTTCGTCCTTGTCAGCCTTCAATCCCCTCGTCCATCTGTCGATCAGCGACATTGCTGTGGATTCTCATGTTTCACCTTCCTGCCTTCAACTTAACATCAAGGCTTCCAAGACTGACCCTTTTCGGAAGGGCTGCTGCCTCTACATTGGCATGGGTCGTCCTCCGCTCTGTGCATTATCTGCCCTCATACAGTATTTACCTCTCCGAGGCCAGTCGCCTGGTCCTTTGTTTCTCCTTTCATCTGGCCAACCTCTCTCTCGTGCCCTTTTGACACGTTGGCTTAAAGATATTTTCGCAGCTGCAGGTATAGAGGGGTCCTTTTCGAGTCATAGCTTCAGGATCGGTGCTGCAACGGTTGCTGCTCGCTCTGGCATTCCCGATCATCTTATACAGGCCATGGGGCGTTGGAATAGTGATGCCTATAAACTGTATATTAGGACCCCTGCAGAGGTTCTCGCTCAAGCAACCTCCATGCTGTCACAATAA
- the LOC136896888 gene encoding uncharacterized protein isoform X2 → MSLPSSVPAISSNEKKEDATQNIPDSPLLASGTLSNAEENSSHQPKQRCGEEYEAAEARDRETCEVMSAGIGEENFSLEALLKQFLSLPSPPPDDTKDGAKFSTTASAPSTSSVHRATSGGSSLSRDSYTWSIASSDLPLSLSPGEEKLVWPLQETFDIKDNQFEEGVQYNIISEIGSGAFGTCYAASTSSKDTPLICIKKCQYKVNEILALYLARKEKIKEIVDFYGAKLEGRNACICMEYMAGDNVLLDEARIHAKLTDFGSAEDIQEPGGWSDDIWKTGCLHLVMLNGKSSPLFGVKGGGLQRQSSVQPEKHFPSQAKEETTELLNLFFGINREYMPSAAEILHVAHVFQV, encoded by the exons ATGTCACTTCCATCTAGCGTTCCAGCGATCTCTTCGAACGAGAAGAAAGAAGATGCCACTCAGAACATTCCCGACTCTCCTTTGCTTGCCAGTGGAACATTGAGTAATGCGGAGGAAAATTCCAGCCACCAACCTAAACAACGATGTGGTGAAGAATATGAGGCCGCAGAAGCACGTGATCGGGAAACATGCGAAGTAATGAGCGCTGGCATAGGAGAGGAAAACTTCTCTCTTGAAGCCCTTTTAAAGCAGTTTCTGTCTCTTCCATCACCTCCTCCTGACGACACGAAAGACGGCGCAAAGTTTTCAACCACAGCTAGCGCTCCGTCAACGTCCTCAGTCCATCGCGCTACTTCAGGCGGTTCTAGCCTTTCGAGAGACAGTTACACGTGGAGTATAGCTTCATCTGATCTGCCACTTAGTTTGTCACCTGGCGAGGAAAAACTAGTTTGGCCTCTACAG GAAACATTCGACATTAAGGACAATCAATTTGAGGAAGGAGTTCAGTATAATATCATTTCTGAAATTGGAAGTGGAGCATTTGGAACATGCTACGCAGCATCTACAAGCAGTAAGGATACACCTCTAATTTGCATTAAAAAG TGTCAGTATAAAGTGAATGAGATATTAGCCTTGTATCTggcgagaaaagaaaaaatcaaggaGATTGTCGACTTCTATGGAGCAAAACTAGAAGGCAGAAACGCATGCATTTGTATGGAATATATGGCTG GAGACAATGTACTCCTCGATGAAGCGCGCATCCATGCTAAGCTAACGGACTTCGGATCGGCAGAAGACATTCAG GAACCTGGAGGCTGGTCCGATGATATCTGGAAGACCGGTTGCCTTCACCTTGTGATGTTGAACGGTAAAAGTTCGCCCCTTTTTGGTGTAAAG GGCGGCGGCCTTCAAAGACAAAGTTCAGTTCAACCGGAAAAACACTTTCCCTCGCAAGCAAAGGAGGAAACAACTGAATTGCTAAATTTGTTCTTCGGGATTAATCGAGAATACATGCCGAGTGCTGCAGAAATATTGCATGTTGCACATGTTTTCcaagtgtaa